The following nucleotide sequence is from Scheffersomyces stipitis CBS 6054 chromosome 4, complete sequence.
CTGTCATATTTCCATGACATTACTTTTAATATTTGTATGTATTCTTGGATAAAAGTGATTCATGATAACATTGTACATTTGTAGAATATCTCTATTATGGTATGATCAAGGCAGAGTCGGGTTATACCTATATAATCATCGTATTAGTAGAATCACACTAGAATTATAATCCATCCTCATGCTACAAACACAGAGAATCACGTCATTCTACAACACCATTACTTATCAGCTATAAATACATTATTTATCGTGAACGCTATCTATGATCAGTATAAACCTACACATGCTCACCAAGAAAGCTACTGTATGATAGGATCTTGACATCATTACAAGTGAAACTAAGCATCATTGCCTTTAGCAGATGATTCATCCGAAGGTTTGCTACGAACGTAATGAAGATTGAAGTTTCCTCTTGCACCGCCTCGTCCCCCTCGTGATCCTCTTCCTCTCGAAGAAGTGCCTCTGCCACGACCCCTACCTCTACCTCGTCCATGACCTCCTCTAAAAGAAGTCGAACTTGATGTGTCATCATTCTCTGATGtagcagaagcagaagatcCAGCAGTAGCTGTAGTACTAGAAGCAGACTCTACAGACTCGCTACTCTTCTGAATTTCTGGAGTTACCCCAGAACCGGTAGAACTCGAGTTTACGACTTCCTCCTTCTTTGAATTCCCGTGGCTGCCATTGGTGCCATTTGCAGCagatggagttgaagctGGCGTTGACGTAGATGTTGATATCGTTGATTTTTCGGCATTTTTCTCAGCGTTGCTAGGCGAAACTGATTCTCGCTTATTTCCTAATACTCTGCCTTTGTTTTTTGTGGGAGACCTTGATCTGAATCTGTCATAAGTGTTCTGTGAACGAGGTTGTCGAAAGTTTCTGCCCCCAGCAGAAACAGAGTCTTCAGCATTATTCAACTTgccagaagttgaagctgTTATAGGATGACTAGCTACGCCTTCCACGTTTCTGTCACCAAAACTTCTCTGGTGACCATTGgtagagttgttgaaccTCCTACTGGTGTTAGGCTGGAAACGAGGGCCTTCACGATATGTCGAAGAATGAGGTTGTTTACGCAGATCTCTGACATGTGACTTCTTGACTATATCACTGAgttctttcttgaaatctggGCGCTCCTCGACCAGATTTTCTGCTTTAATTTCATGCTGTGCTTCgggttcttctttggctaCAGAATTAGATGCAGTAGACGTTACGATCTCAGCAacatctttcttttccacTGCCAAATTCGTCTTCGATAAAGTATCAttaattttcttcaacttatcTTCGATTTCGATTTCCTTCGCATGGTCAGCCTGAAGTTGAAGGGGAGtctgcttcttgttctctCCCTGTGCTAGGAACTCGCTCTCTTTTAACGTCAAATCTACCTTGGGGATCAAGGGGCTGGAAGTGACTTTCTTCTTAAGTATTACCGGTTTTACCACAGCCGGTTTCGGTGTGGAATTCTTAGTTGTAGGTGTTCTGCGACCTCCACTAGAAATGGAAGCTAGGTCGTCATTGGGCTCTCTAAGCAACTCAGCAAGACTCTTACCTACTCCATTGGAAGGATATGCAGAAGGTGGTATTGGAGCAGGAGAGAGTTTCGGCGTTCCAGCCTTGTTCAATTCACTACTATGAGTTGGAGCTTGTGCTGGAGTTGGAATGGCCGTCTTAGGGGCAATATCCGGGCTAGCTTCATGAACGTCGTCGTGCGGTATAGGCGGGCGTTTCAAGATGGATATAGAAGACCTTCTTCCTCCATCAGTGCTTGTGGTGGAAGTTCTACGTCCCAATGAGCTTCTTCTCAACTTGGGGGAAGCATTTTCGTGGAACTGTCTCACTACATCTTCTACATCAGAAATTTCACCATCTGGTCCCAAAGTCTGTACTGTGGTGTTGTTGAGGtttatcaacttcttttcgaTCTCTTGCTGTTTTGAAAGCACATCGACAGGTTTAGCTTCACCAAAAGGACTCACCTTATGTTTTACAGGAGCAGACAGTGATGGAGCTAAAGCAGGAGTTTTGGACTCCCCCAAAGCTGGAAGATTTCTCCATTTGTCCGGAGCACTATGAAGTTGAGCACTTCCACGAATAGGCGATCTAGAAAAGCTCGGAGGATTCCTGGTCCCAGGCGGATGATAGGCGTTTGCGTGGGAATGCTGGGGAGAAAAGGTGTCGATCTGGTCAAGAAGAGCCATATGACGAGGATGCAGTTGTTGGTTTTTGTTAGCAATGAAATCATCTTGTATCTGCTGAATCTCCGCACCATGTTGCGTGTTAAACTGAATACAATGTTGAAAGTCGTTGAAATCTGCCAACTCTACAACTACCCTACGATTTCCCTTATAGTACAAGTCATGCCACTTCAAAGCTTTTTGCAAGTCTGCAGCCGAGCTGAGCTCTACAAATGCTACCTTCTTGATTACATGAGTCTCCAAGatgttggaagaaggaTCTGCAActatcttgaacttgacaaAAGTGGTGTATCTGCTCTGGAGCAAGTCCTCTACAAAGCCATCATTAGCTGTGATGGgcaaattcaacaattttaTAATGTAGGGAGGGCCATTGTCGTAAGGAACACCACCAGATCGCGAGGATCCATGGTGAGAACCAAACGGATCGTTATACGACAGTTGGTTATAATGCGAATGTCTCTCGATGGGGACAGAAATGGAAGCCATGTCGATATCTTCGTCAGCCCAAGAGCCTCCATACGCTAAAGTAGTTAGTATCATTATCTTAAATGCAGATAGAAATGGATATTGAGTAAAAACATTCAATAAATGGAGAAAAGTGCAATGAAAACGAACCCATCAGAATGGAAAACAACTATCAAAATTTGCAAAAGTCAAATTGAATTCCCCAGCAATGAATCTCAAGTCAAACATCATCGGCCACAATTCACATTGGTTTCATTCAACTACCTTAGTTGTCTTTTGGATATCTCAAACCTATCTACCAGCTCTTCAATCGTATAAAATTCAATACCAGTACCAATAGAACCGGAACGAGATAATTCCTAAGCAAACTGCAAATCCAAATAGttaatcaacttcttggtttcTCTATGACTTCATTGGGATTGACTTTAGaacaaacttcttgaacaattttgacttctaatATATTTCACGATTTGGCACTTTCTTAACATCGATTACTACGTCTTATTATTCCAGAAAAGGAATCATGGTCCAATCGTCCGCACAATTATATGGCCAACGCTTGGCTATAAATACATACACTCgtcgttgaagaactccTGCAaactcatcttctttggtgGAACTGTTGGTTCGTATTGTTAGTATTACCAGTTGTAGAGAACAATCTTTTGTGCCTAGAGTCCGAAACCGGTTTTTCATTTCCGGAATCAGAATAACCTCCAGCTGCTCATCGAATACATACCCATTGTAAAGTTTGGAATTACCCTCTTATTACTGATACTGCTTGTCAATTGCTGAGCCAGTTGACAAACAAAAGTGACTCTTCAGTATCTCAAGAGCGCCTGGAACATCCGATTCGATTTCGGGTTATGTCACGTGCACACTCACGCAGCGAAAAAAATGTTACAAACTCGCACCACACTATTTTTATCTTTTTGATTATTGCCTAATTGGGGTTGCAatatggctgcgaaatagACGGAGATCTAGCTTGTGACAACATGAACAGATCTGGTGATAAGTGAAGGTTTATACCTGAAGATTCGGCCTATTTATACCAGCTTAACAATAGTCATCATTTCTCCGGAGTAAATTGCTCAGATATACGTATATATAGCGTACATCCAAATCTTCTACATTATCATATACTAGTTATTGTATTAAGCAAAGATGTTTAGAAATATTGTATTGAATAGGAGGAATACAAAAAACTTTTACAAGTCCTTGTAGCTGTCGTAGGTCTTTCtccaattggaaaagaaaccAGCAAAGAACTTGACTCCCAAACCGATATCCTTGGTACCAACAGTAGCTCTGATAGAATGCATCGAGAGTTGAGGGATACCTAAGTCGATGGTTCTGGCTCCGGTCTGCAACGAAATTGAAGGGCCAATGGTACCACCAGATCTGGAGTCATTTCTGATCTGGAAATATTGCAACGTATCGCCGTTGAGtttggccaattcttcaacaagagcTAAACCAGTGGAGTCG
It contains:
- the PSP2 gene encoding suppressor of DNA polymerase and splicing mutations — its product is MVPPKKMSLQEFFNDESYGGSWADEDIDMASISVPIERHSHYNQSSYNDPFGSHHGSSRSGGVPYDNGPPYIIKLLNLPITANDGFVEDLLQSRYTTFVKFKIVADPSSNILETHVIKKVAFVELSSAADLQKALKWHDLYYKGNRRVVVELADFNDFQHCIQFNTQHGAEIQQIQDDFIANKNQQSHPRHMALLDQIDTFSPQHSHANAYHPPGTRNPPSFSRSPIRGSAQLHSAPDKWRNLPALGESKTPALAPSSSAPVKHKVSPFGEAKPVDVLSKQQEIEKKLINLNNTTVQTLGPDGEISDVEDVVRQFHENASPKLRRSSLGRRTSTTSTDGGRRSSISILKRPPIPHDDVHEASPDIAPKTAIPTPAQAPTHSSELNKAGTPKLSPAPIPPSAYPSNGVGKSLAELLREPNDDLASISSGGRRTPTTKNSTPKPAVVKPVILKKKVTSSPLIPKVDLTLKESEFLAQGENKKQTPLQLQADHAKEIEIEDKLKKINDTLSKTNLAVEKKDVAEIVTSTASNSVAKEEPEAQHEIKAENSVEERPDFKKELSDIVKKSHVRDSRKQPHSSTYREGPRFQPNTSRRFNNSTNGHQRSFGDRNVEGVASHPITASTSGKLNNAEDSVSAGGRNFRQPRSQNTYDRFRSRSPTKNKGRVLGNKRESVSPSNAEKNAEKSTISTSTSTPASTPSAANGTNGSHGNSKKEEVVNSSSTGSGVTPEIQKSSESVESASSTTATAGSSASATSENDDTSSSTSFRGGHGRGRGRGRGRGTSSRGRGSRGGRGGARGNFNLHYVRSKPSDESSAKGNDA